From a single Capsicum annuum cultivar UCD-10X-F1 chromosome 12, UCD10Xv1.1, whole genome shotgun sequence genomic region:
- the LOC107850180 gene encoding 60S ribosomal protein L13-1, which translates to MKHNNVIPNGHFKKHWQNYVRTWFNQPARKTRRHIARQTKAAAIFPRPTAGSLRPIVHGQTVKYNMKVRAGRGFSLEELKAAGIFKKLARTIGIAVDHRRRNRSLEGLQINAQRIKTYKAKIVIFPRVAKEVKAGDSSAEELASATQVQGPYMPVVREQPGIELLKVTDEMKSFDAYNKLRIERTNARHIGVRLKRVAEAEKEEKK; encoded by the exons ATGAAGCATAACAATGTTATTCCGAACGGTCACTTTAAAAAGCATTGGCAAAACTACGTAAGGACTTGGTTTAACCAACCTGCTCGAAAAACAAGGAGACACATTG CTAGGCAGACGAAAGCTGCAGCGATCTTCCCAAGGCCAACAGCGGGATCACTCCGACCTATTGTTCATGGACAAAcagtaaaatataacatgaaagtCAGAGCTGGCAGAGGATTCTCTCTAGAAGAGCTGAAA GCAGCTGGTATCTTCAAAAAACTTGCTCGAACTATAGGCATTGCAGTGGATCACAGGCGAAGGAACAGATCCCTCGAAGGTCTTCAGATCAATGCCCAGAGGATCAAGACATACAAAGCTAAGATAGTGATCTTCCCAAGGGTTGCTAAGGAAGTCAAG GCTGGTGATTCTAGTGCCGAGGAACTTGCCAGTGCCACTCAAGTCCAGGGTCCTTACATGCCTGTTGTTAGAGAGCAGCCAGGTATCGAGCTTCTGAAGGTCACAGATGAAATGAAGTCATTCGATGCTTATAACAAGCTGCGTATTGAGCGTACCAATGCTCGTCATATTGGTGTGAGGTTGAAGAGAGTGGCCGAAGCAGAGAaggaagagaagaaataa
- the LOC107848865 gene encoding LOW QUALITY PROTEIN: uncharacterized protein LOC107848865 (The sequence of the model RefSeq protein was modified relative to this genomic sequence to represent the inferred CDS: deleted 3 bases in 2 codons) encodes MATASTVSHKRRTPRAFSAFAETGHSYRAKYYKQVQKDAREKFTQEISFRSKDKDISPAKALLHVATEDEAFMAFNREMDAYSIQNETKSTSLSSESLESTYGAMPFPLAGKNMNEWMSEFDAIADEVEAELISRETRRNLVEVLDAVNTVLFKSRGFKRSSVPMDSKCSYLHSVLSSGYCSAILLSVVYIEVCRRLNVTILGSRIGEDFLIWPQTRNPEELFKITSCHSLFGIVNGKCANDPRTKASDIDSSSLSGLEIATIRDIIGIALANLIRLHWKCASRSNHGLMLTSHLRSSGSFSKNDSSNVHLLRPQDLRLAIMASERLLILQPHNWSLRRDHGMMLYYSREYEEAVKELSICMAFAPEEESEILEVFVEKLHYLCVESSWNKSLGHKGHLSIP; translated from the exons ATGGCTACTGCAAGTACAGTTTCACACAAGAGGAGAACGCCAAGAGCTTTTTCTGCTTTTGCAGAAACTGGACATTCGTATAGAGCCAAATATTATAAACAG GTGCAGAAAGATGCTAGAGAAAAGTTCACTCAGGAGATATCATTCCGATCAAAGGACAAAGATATTTCCCCAGCAAAG GCTTTGCTTCATGTTGCCACTGAGGACGAGGCATTTATGGCTTTTAACCGTGAGATGGATGCTTATTCGATCCAAAATGAAACGAAATCTACTTCGTTGTCATCTGAATCACTAGAGTCGACA TATGGGGCGATGCCATTTCCTCTTGCTGGAAAGAACATGAATGAATGGATGTCTGAGTTTGATGCTATTGCAGATGAAGTTGAAGCAGAGTTAATTTCAAGAGAAACACGACGCAATTTGGTTGAAGTTTTGGATGCAGTTAACACAGTCCTTTTTAAGTCGAGAGGTTTTAAAAGATCATCTGTTCCAATGGATTCAAAGTGTTCATATCTTCATTCAGTACTAAGCTCTGGATATTGTAGTG CAATCTTGCTTAGTGTCGTTTACATTGAAGTTTGTCGAAGACTTAATGTGACTATTTTGGGATCGCGTATTGGAGAGGATTTTCTGATATGGCCTCAAACTAGAAACCCTGAG GAGCTGTTTAAGATTACTTCTTGTCACAGCTTGTTTGGCATTGTCAACGGCAAGTGTGCGAATGATCCTAGAACGAAGGCTTCAGATATCGATAGCAGTTCACTGTCAGGGCTCGAGATTGCAACGATCAGAGATATTATTGGGATTGCGTTGGCAAATCTTATC AGGCTTCACTGGAAATGTGCTTCAAGATCAAATCATGGTTTAATGCTGACTTCTCATCTTAGATCTAGTGGTAGTTTTAGCAAGAATGATAGCTCAAATGTACATTTGTTGAGGCCCCAAGATTTGAG GCTGGCTATTATGGCTTCAGAAAGATTGCTGATTTTGCAGCCTCACAATTGGTCT TTGAGGAGAGATCATGGCATGATGTTGTACTATAGTAG GGAATATGAGGAAGCAGTCAAGGAGCTGAGCATTTGCATGGCCTTTGCACCAGAAGAGGAGTCAGAAATTTTAGAGGTATTTGTTGAGAAATTACACTACTTGTGTGTGGAATCATCATGGAACAAGTCTCTTGGACATAAAGGTCACTTGTCAATACCTTGA